The Lathyrus oleraceus cultivar Zhongwan6 chromosome 5, CAAS_Psat_ZW6_1.0, whole genome shotgun sequence genome includes the window tcatctacgtgataatagcttggcttacaagatacgtctaatacaagacacacaaaaatacaacagtgaagtatgatggacacactaaatcttcacgcctaaaatccctagttctgaatgaaggattgccatccttttatattgcagcacttgggccttgtacttgtattttcctgaaattaaggtcacgcgagttcccctaaattccacatctaggttactaacaaataggctatttgttaggttcattaattgtagcttggttgttggtttcctggattttctctcagctgttgaatccctgaagaatagcctgaaaaaaaagctgaaacagaaaaactaaacaacctacaatatagcatacgctgtcaggaatgaatgtcacaacattcagtttgacatccaaatcaaggaccatatgctaagtctgtttttccttAAAACAGACAGTAtaaatttgctgaactgtacaggaccaatctgtccatacctcagtatcagcgtagattaataaatgtcaagacatccaatttgacatttacacaattagccttatgtcaggtctgttatcctcctgaagaacagactgagatacatactaaagtgtagcagaaaaccactctgcctattgttcagtatatgctgtcaatgatgaatgtcataacatctagtttgacattcagacagtaggccttatgccaggtctggtatttccttgataaccagactaaaaataaatactgagttctaacagaacaccaactgttctattcctcagtatctgctgacagggatgaatgtcataacatccagtttgacattcaataaatcctgtattagctaatcctgcagtataccactcaagtatgtcatgacatcagccaagacatcagagtacagctagatattctaacatacaatgcagtcaaacaaacacctccacagcatgtcatgacatcagtcaagacattagaatccagctagtattttaccatacaatgcagccaattaaacacctacaacaTCAATATAGAGATTTGCAGTAGCATTAAAAGTATCAAGTATATATACAAATATGTGTACAAGGGCCCTGATTGTGTGGCTATGGAGGTTCATAAATGATCATATATGGATGAAGTTCAACAATATTTTGATGCGAGATAGATTTGTGCTCCCGAGGCATTATGGAAAATATTTCAAATCACTTTTTACCAATTATATCATTCGGTTGAAAGATTGCAGATCCATTTGCCGAACCGCCATCAAGTGCACTTTTATGATCATCAACGAATTGCAGATGTGTTAAATAATGAACGCAACTCCAAAATAATGCTCACACAATTCTTTGCATTGAATCTACGAGATCCACAAGCAAAAAATTATTTGTATACAGAGATTCCAGAGCATTATTGTTGGAACAAGCGGGACATGGAATGACATCATAGGCGGTCAACCAGAAAAGTTATCGGAAGAATCTATACGGTATCACCTTCGGAGGGAGATAAGTTTTATTTTCGACTGTTGTTATCTCATGTCACAGGTCCAACCAATTGGTAATATCTTCTTATAAATAATGGAACGACTTTCAATACATTCAAAAAATCAGCCGAGGATAGGGGATTTCTAGAGACTGATCATAGTATTCGTGATTGTTTGGTTGAGGCTACGAGTCTCCGAGTGCCATATGCTTTACGAAGGTTATTCATGACGATTTATTATTTTGTGAACCTACTGATGCTAGAGGCCTTTGGAATGAGTTTTTTTACACATATGGCAGAGGATTATCAAACAACTAACAATATTGTGGAATCAAACTTGACTAATATGTTGTTGAAGGACTTGAGTGAACTCTTAAACCTGCATGGTGAAAAAATTTAAGATTATGATCTCCCATCTTTACCCCTTAATACAATAGACAGAGATGTAATTCCAAGTATCATACAAGAGGAGTTAGCAGTTGATATCCCCAATGAAGATATTAAATATGTTGCTAAGTTAAATAATGATCAAATGATTGCATTCAAAACCACTATGAATGTAATTGTTCAAAAACACAGTGGGGTATTTTTTGTTGATGGTCCAGGAGGAATAGGTAAAACATTCATTTTTCAAACATTAATGGTAACTTTAAAAAGCAGAGGAGAAATTGTCGTAGCAACTGCATCATCTGGTATAGCTGCAACATTGTTACCCGGTGATAGAACTGCACACTCTCGATTTAAGATACCTATTGATATACAACAAAGTTCCATCTGTGGTATTCAAAAGCAAAAAGATCTTGAAAATCTCATTAGAGTTGCTACCGCAATAATTTGGGATGAAGCACCAATGACAAACAAAAATTGATTGGAAGCCTTAGATCGATCATTACAAGATATTTGTAGCAACGGTGCTCCATTTGATGGAAAAATTCTGATCATGGGGGGAGATTTTCGTCAATTTCTCCTGTTGTAAGAAAAGGTACTAAGGCACAAATGATTTCAACGTGTATTGTTCAGTCTCATTAACGGAATCATATCGAGATTTTGCGTTTGCATCAAAATATGTGATCATTGCATAATTAAGAGTTTGCAGAATTTTTTATTCGCATTGGTGATGATGTTGAACCTACCAAACCAGATGACATGGTGAGATTACCTTTACATATTGCAATCCCATGGGAAGGTGAACATTCCATACAAGtacttatccaacacaattttcCTAATTTAGAATTGCATGGTTGGGATGCCTCATATATGGTACAAAGAGCTATTTTGACACAAACAAATGATGATGTCCAGAAATTGAATGATATGATTATCGACTAGTTTCCAAGAGAAGAACATAATTTGTTGTCGTTTGACGAGGTTGAAGGAGATAATCATAATTTATATCAGCAAGAATTCTTAAACTCAATTGTACACGGTAGTTTGCCACCACATATTCTAAAGATGAAAAAGGGTGCATCATTGATGTTGTTACGAAATCTAGATCCTAGATATGGATTGTGTAATGGGACATGATTATTATGTCATGGTTTATTTATGAATATGTTGGATGTGGAAATATTGACAGGAAGCAACGCGGAAAAACTTGCTTTTTTGCccagaattaaaataaaaacatctGCAAGTGATGGATTGTCTTTTGTCCTTAATAGAAAGCCATTTCATGTGCGACTAAGTTTTGCAATTACAATAAATAAATCACAAGGACAAACCATTCCAAATGCTGGAATATATCTTCCACGACATGTTTTTAGTCATGGGCAGTTATATGGGGCTTTATCTAGGATGTTTCACAGACTACAACAAGAGTTTTAACTAGGGAAGGAAAATTGAAAGGAGAAGATGGTGACTACACAAAAAATGTAGTCTTCAAACAAATTCTTTTATCACACCCGCAAGTATTTATTAAGTACATTAAAAAAGTTGCTCACACATTGATTCTCATTTTGGTTACACGACATACCAAGCTTATATTGTATTCTTTATATCATAACTAAATATAATTTTCTTTTGCTTTAATATACAGTCAATCTAGAACACGGTGAAATCTTTCAATTATGTAAGGAGTTGAGACGAAAGAATGTTGAAACTTGCTTCGACATGAAAGTAAGTTATACttaatcatttattttatgcttttatgTTAGATATCAATTGGGTCATACTTATTCTCACTATTCTTATGCAATAACTTTTATATAGCAGACTTTGAAGATAAATGGAACACATGGAAGGATGAACAAAGTATTTCATCTATCGGCAAACTCGACAATAAGGTGTATTTACCTTTTCCGTAATACGTATAAAATTTTTTTTTGCACTTTCATCACTCTTTCAGTAACATTTTTATCATCCTCATTGAAACAGGTCAAACGTTTGAAAATTTACTTTATCGGTTGGAGTTCCACAGTGATAACAGATAAAACACAACTTTGGAAAATGGTGAAAAGAGAAATAATATCTCAAAGGATGAAGAGgtttttatttaattcatttaagaATATATTTACTCTTGATTATTTTTGAATGCATGAATTTAACTGCTATTTGTGGTTTATGTAAATTAAACCATATATATTTACTAAGACCATTGTTTTTCTTATTTACCAGAAATCCAGATAATTCAGAAACAAGTCATAATTGTTGTTCTACCAAATCTAGACTAAAATAAAGTATCTCCATTCTCTAGGTATTATTTGTGTCGCAATAAACCATATTATATTCAAACGAGTCAAGTGTTCTGAATGTATTTCTTTTATAATATGACATTTCGTCCtgtatttgtagttttttaaatctcaagagCGCGTTGATAAAGGGATGTACGAAGAATTGATTCGAATCTTTATAAGGTAAGCAAAAACTTGATTACACtacttactattaattttactatctttttcgataatttttttttctaatttaAGAGTCTTACATTTTTTCTTTACTACGGAAAACAATTGCagggaaaaagaaaatacttcGAATAGAGATTTCATGTTCGGCATTCCTCTTAAAGAACGTCATTGATTACGTAGTATCAACATTACTTTGAATGCTTCaatataattttgaatatctttatttaccattttcaaaatgtaataatattatttttaatgcgACCTACAATAGAAAcctcataaaaagaaaaataaatatttatttttctctgCTATGCGCATTAAAAAAAGCGGGCAAACGGGCACGGGAGTGCCTGTCTGAACGCTAGTGACTATAATAACTCTCCCTTTTTTTATTTGAAtgttttttaaaaataaattttttaaacaaagtaaaactcacatgtttaaaaaaatttaagataactcttttaaaaaaaaatctttttatGCTTAATAAAATAATACAAAAAAGGATGGTAAGAAAAGTTAccaaatataaaaaaaaaattctcatatatataaaaatatatattaaaatatttttgaataCACTAAATTAAAACTAAAAACAAGGCAAAACTCTAATGTGATTAAGAAAAGAATTCTTATTTATTACATGAAAACTTTAATTTTAATTTACAAAGTTTactaaaattaaaaaataaataaaaataaaagttggaataaaaaatgaaaataatgaCTTTGACCCTTCTTCAGATACAAGTCAATGGTTATTACACGATGCAGATGAAAATAATGAACTAGTGTGGGGAAGCATAAAAAGAATGGATAAACaaagtcaaaaagtcaaacttatgCAAATGAATGATTTTTGAATTGATGACCACACATCGTGAAATAGTTATGTTGATGCATAAGGAAATAAACTGAAAAGGAAACAATGTGATGTAAAATAGGTAGGACAAAATTGTAGTATGACAATCATGATgacaaaattaaataaaaattgTAGTATGACAATCATCATGGTGATATAACATGTGTAGACTAGGCAAACAGTGTCGAAGGGTTACAAAAATGTCACATTTCTTTCATATGACACATATGATCGAAAGTGGTATTTTGGGGGGCGTTTATTAGCCTGTAATTTCTATTTGAGAAAAAGTCAATGAAATGCTGCATTGGAAAAATGGTAAGTGTTAACATTTATTGACACATGTCGACAGGAACGAATAAGTCGACTTGAACGTTTTGAGTATCATGTTGAAATATGGTTTGGAAGAATCTCAAGAGCAGATATTAAAATAGGGTCTTGAAACATAGTTTGGAGGAGTCTCACGAACATATCCAATTGATCACTCGACACCATGTTGAAGTCGAAACGTTCAACGAACTTCAAAGACTTAAAAGATATTTGGAAATCGGAGACTTGAGAGAGGTCTTAACACTAATGGTTTTCAGCAACTACTGTCGACGAGCAAACAGTTATTAGTAGCTAATAGCGGTTACGAACGTGGGATAATAATTTTCAGCTGTTTGTAAGTTCTAACAGAGTGACAATTATTCAGAAGACTAAGTTACATGTTCTTAATACGTATCTATTTTATATGAATAATCCGTCTGCGAAGGTTACCTTTAGCTTAGTAATAGTGGGTTCATACATTGTAAAGAAGGTCACACAAATTCATATATTTCTCTATAGAATTGGAATATCAAAGTAAAAAAGTAAACCAATTTGTGAGAATCATGTATAAATCTGCGCCATTTTCTTAATTGTCTTTATGTTTTCTTAATTGAAACACTTTTctatttattattatttacttattttttatttattatcatttattgcagtttttatttattttaattcaaatttttgTATCATTAAAGTTTGTCTTGACTTTGTCTACATTCACTTCAAACATACTTTATTGTACACTTGTTTTGCACAAATTGCACGAGATATTGTCTTGCTATAGTGGATTCTGTACTTTCAATATGATAAAGAAATGACTAACCTTCAAGATTAACACTCAAACATTTAAATTAAAgaagaaattaaaaataatttaaaagtGAGAATAGTtttgaattatatatatatatatatatatatatatatatatatatatatatatatatatatatatatatatattcttcaCGTGATACTTTATATTCGAGTGTTAGTTAATATAAAGTTTTTTTATTACCCATTTACCCAGCAAAATTAAAATATTCTCCTTAATTTTAAACTATGATAGTTTATTTTAAAAAGAAATAGATGATTTAAATAAAAACTCCGAAATTAAAATGTGAGATGTGGGTCGCTCATAATTTTGTATTGGGACATTCCTCTCTAAACTGATTTTCAACTGTTCTTCTCACTCACACGCTCTCTCCTCCATGAGTTAGAAAACAAAAGAGACACGTTTTCAAGTGCTTCCTTTTTAGAGAGAAAAAGTAAATATAAATGTAGACAACTGCCAAGACTAGAAATAAACCCTGCAATTAATGTCTTGTCCTTTTTGCCACTCAACAACTCCGTTCAATAAGccaataaataaaataaaatataaaccCTTGGAAACCCAAACAAAAACCGACATAACTTTGCATTTGCAACGTCTAAACACCCAACACTAATGCCAATGAAATACTAGTCCTaatgttttgttttgttttgttttgtatTCCCTACCTCTTTTTCTGCCTTTTGTTTCCACTTCCATCACATCACATCACATCActatttaatttttattttattacaAGCATTTAAAACTAAAGAACTGGAAGAATAACACTCACAACACAACAACCACACACTTCTTAATGGAATTAGAACAAGCAAAACAAGAGTTGAAAATGCTTGAAACCCTATACCCAAATCAACACCACTATCTCAAACACGAACTTAGATCCTTCATCATTCAATATTCCTATTCACAGCCTCTTCCACAATACCACACCTCCCTCGCTTTCTTAGACACAGAAGgtttcttttcttttcttctcCCTTTTCATCTTCTTGTTATTAATGTTATGCTGTTAgttatgtttttttttttgagGTTGTTCTTTTCCGTGTAATACAGAATCCACCAACTTGGAGCAAACAAAGGGTATGAAACTTGGTTTACCAGACATAGAAGAAGTAacggagaagaagaagaagggtgCTGAAAGTTCTGAGCTTGAATCTCCCAAGAGTGTTGTCGTTAAGCATTACCCTAGTAGCAGGAAGAATAAGAGAAAAGACAGGGTCGATTTGGTTCTTGAAAGGGCACAAAATTGTCTCAAAAAAATTAGACATTTCAAAACATCCTTATTTTCTCATTCTTGATTTTACTTTGTTATTAGATTCTGTTTCATGGATATTTGAAGTAAATAGTTTATGAGACTATTTTTTTTCTTCCATTTGGTAAGTGACAAACTAAGATGTCAATTTGTTCATGTGAACCTTGAAAAGGTGAACATGGGAAAAGTTAGTATCTTTTTGGTTAGACAAACTATAATGGAAGAACAACTAGGGTCAGTTTTAGCCTTTAGCCTTTATTTAACTAAATGCTAATCGGTTACTTTATTATACAGTAGTTGGATTAAGTATACATATTTGTATTCATTTTTATATACTCAATTATACAAAAACAACGTGTAAATAGACAACAGATTGTGGGGTTATCCCTTTTTAGATGATAAAATCATTTCTCTTAAAAACTACATTCATTGTCTTAAGAGATATGATATGCTATGCATGTGTACTTTCGGGAAAAGATCAATTATTTATGGTGTTAGAAAATCAAAAGTGTAAGAAAAAATGGTATAAATAAAATTATGTTAGAATGTCGGAACATATTTTTTCATATTTGACCACTTTATTTGAAGCGATTTTGAGAGTTGTCTGTCTCACTATAAAACCTTCAGTCCTCAGTCTCAGCCCCAGTTCCACCAGTGGGGAAACTCCAGTCAAGTCTACGAATGCATGATTCCTTCATACCCACATGTATACCAGAACATCAGTCGATCTAAGTGTCGATCTCTCCTCTTGTGGGACACTCAAGAAATTCCCAGGTATCTCTTTCTTCATAGATATCTCGACACGCCTAAATATATTAAATAAGTCATCCTTAACAAAGTCATGTCAATATTTGAGCCCTGAAAGCTACCTCCTTATAATGAATGGTGTATTATCCAAAAGTATCCAAGTGTGCATTGCAACAAACAGGGTAAACCTCGTCAACAAGAAATAAGGGAATCATAAATCGATATTTAAGGAGGGTACAACACTCTATCGGGGACATATGTTGGCCTAGATCATCAATAGGGATATCAAGGAGAAAATCCCGAGCATCTGTTGCTTGCAAACAACCAAAAAATGCTTTCTGTCTTGTGCTCATTTCAAACTTTACATTCATGTCCTGAAC containing:
- the LOC127088311 gene encoding uncharacterized protein LOC127088311, producing MELEQAKQELKMLETLYPNQHHYLKHELRSFIIQYSYSQPLPQYHTSLAFLDTEESTNLEQTKGMKLGLPDIEEVTEKKKKGAESSELESPKSVVVKHYPSSRKNKRKDRVDLVLERAQNCLKKIRHFKTSLFSHS